The following coding sequences are from one Leptospira mayottensis 200901116 window:
- a CDS encoding VWA domain-containing protein, translated as MKDDFTALIRWKLILGNGSEQSLGNQTFSEEQQRMDRAIEYLYGRAYGTDRDGGEGRNVRSSGMDDSDLTVPLWINEIHELFPKKTIERIEKDALERYQVIEMVTSPELLKRASPNVTLLKAVLQTQHLMSLEVLNLARELVRKVVEELMKKLETTILTPFQGVKNRNQRSSLRIYKNFDVKNTIRANLKHYDIASKRLILQKPLFHSRIHRSVAERWQLIILVDQSGSMLGSVIHSAVTASILWGIKSINTRLILFDTNVVDVTDYCLDPVETLMKVQLGGGTDIGFALSYAEEKIINPRRTMIVLISDFEEGGPLSKLVSTTLRLVESGVKVLGLAALDEIANPRYAREIAEKLVKVGAEIAAMTPGELADWVSEKIR; from the coding sequence ATGAAAGACGATTTTACTGCACTGATTCGATGGAAACTCATCCTGGGTAACGGTTCCGAACAATCTTTAGGAAACCAGACGTTTTCGGAAGAACAACAAAGAATGGACCGGGCGATCGAATACCTTTATGGAAGAGCATACGGAACGGATCGTGACGGTGGAGAAGGGCGTAACGTACGATCCTCCGGAATGGACGATTCCGATCTGACCGTTCCCTTATGGATCAACGAAATACACGAACTTTTCCCAAAAAAAACGATCGAAAGAATCGAAAAAGACGCATTGGAACGTTATCAAGTAATAGAGATGGTAACCAGTCCGGAACTTTTAAAACGAGCCTCGCCTAACGTAACTCTTTTAAAAGCGGTATTACAAACTCAACATTTGATGAGCCTAGAAGTGTTAAACCTCGCCCGCGAACTCGTACGAAAGGTTGTAGAAGAATTGATGAAGAAATTGGAAACTACGATTTTAACTCCTTTTCAAGGGGTGAAGAATAGGAATCAACGTTCTTCCCTAAGAATTTATAAAAACTTCGACGTAAAAAATACCATACGCGCCAATTTAAAACATTATGATATTGCATCGAAAAGATTGATTCTGCAAAAGCCCTTGTTTCATTCTAGGATTCATCGTTCGGTAGCGGAACGCTGGCAATTGATCATTCTCGTGGATCAATCGGGAAGTATGTTGGGTAGTGTCATACATTCGGCCGTTACAGCTTCCATCTTATGGGGAATCAAATCGATAAATACCCGTTTGATTCTTTTTGATACGAACGTAGTGGACGTAACTGATTATTGCTTAGATCCGGTGGAAACTCTCATGAAAGTTCAGTTAGGCGGAGGTACGGATATCGGTTTTGCGCTTTCGTATGCGGAGGAAAAAATCATAAACCCGCGCAGAACAATGATTGTTCTAATCAGCGATTTTGAAGAAGGAGGCCCGCTTTCCAAACTCGTTTCCACTACGCTTCGTTTGGTGGAAAGCGGAGTTAAAGTATTGGGCTTGGCCGCATTAGACGAAATTGCAAATCCGAGATATGCGAGAGAAATTGCGGAGAAACTCGTAAAAGTAGGCGCCGAAATCGCTGCGATGACTCCCGGAGAACTCGCGGATTGGGTGAGTGAAAAGATCAGGTAA
- a CDS encoding DUF5682 family protein: MNSVSFFPVRHYSVAASLALEKYTNELRPSAILIEGPYDFNPKVDELFLPHTLPIAIYSFVRDEEGFSRGAYYPFCDYSPEWIALKTARSLQIPARFIDLPWADICSIEDFSKKQTSETILLYDNEPFWNNAFVRNLCKKMGVSNFDDLWDELFETNHLTQINEYRERASLFCNYVRKEDADSKQTILQREAFMAHQIRLAQTEFQGSILVVTGGYHSSALEERISKPPSMDELSWANRKESSYDRGIALTPYSNSRLGAESGYRSGMPSPGFYDFVWENFRKNESFDHRPFVHKIMKMLHQKGERSSSADRIASETMSRALADLRGHKNIWRRDLIDGLRATLVKDEIARDAGHPLLDSISEVMRGDCIGCLAEGTSLPPIVSDIETTLKKMNLLAKREKKILELRLMNSEQREQSKVLHCLRLLGIAGYSLLENTDMISRKDLGDVKEKWNIIQDKEFHSSCIEAARYGGTLSEAATGFLNWRIRFETDPEIAASCLIDAALAGIGRCSTFLLKQLSEIIPNAFDFIRVCGALNHIVYLYAYDEVLKLENRESLKGVLRETYQRCLNLLDRLGVTSSQGLEQARGIRTIVQTYQYCSESLELSLEEIRDVLFRVGDDSEIDPFVRGAVCGAQWKLNLALADAILIQLNSFYDSSVLGDFLSGLFLIARETVQRDKILLTALNNKISELSYIEFLEALPALRMAFTFFTPREKHQIGRNLSEIINPPVDELTDQEDLKTVLRAIEFERILFENASKYGTRIT, from the coding sequence ATGAATTCGGTTTCCTTTTTTCCGGTAAGACATTATAGCGTGGCTGCGTCACTCGCTCTTGAAAAATACACGAACGAATTGCGGCCTTCTGCGATTTTAATCGAAGGTCCTTACGATTTTAATCCTAAGGTGGACGAGTTATTTTTACCTCACACATTGCCGATTGCAATTTATAGTTTCGTTAGAGACGAGGAGGGATTTTCCAGAGGAGCATATTATCCTTTTTGCGATTATTCTCCCGAATGGATTGCTCTCAAAACCGCTCGATCTTTACAAATCCCAGCGCGTTTTATCGATCTGCCTTGGGCAGATATTTGTTCGATCGAAGATTTTTCAAAAAAACAGACTTCGGAAACGATACTGTTGTATGACAACGAACCTTTTTGGAACAACGCATTCGTCCGTAATCTCTGCAAGAAAATGGGAGTTTCCAATTTCGACGATTTATGGGATGAACTTTTTGAAACAAATCACCTAACACAAATAAACGAATATCGAGAACGCGCTTCTCTCTTCTGTAATTATGTCCGAAAGGAAGATGCAGATTCCAAACAGACGATTCTGCAAAGAGAAGCCTTTATGGCGCATCAAATACGACTTGCACAAACGGAGTTCCAAGGTTCGATCCTGGTCGTGACTGGAGGTTATCATTCATCCGCACTTGAAGAAAGAATTTCTAAACCTCCCTCGATGGACGAACTCTCTTGGGCAAATCGGAAAGAAAGTTCCTATGATCGAGGAATCGCTTTGACTCCGTATTCGAATTCAAGATTGGGTGCGGAGAGCGGTTATCGTTCCGGTATGCCGAGTCCGGGGTTCTACGATTTTGTTTGGGAGAATTTTCGAAAAAACGAATCGTTCGATCACCGTCCATTTGTTCACAAGATCATGAAAATGTTGCACCAAAAAGGAGAACGGTCGAGTTCTGCGGATCGGATCGCTTCCGAAACTATGAGCAGGGCCTTAGCGGATCTACGAGGCCACAAAAACATTTGGAGAAGAGATCTGATCGACGGACTTCGTGCAACGCTTGTAAAGGATGAAATTGCAAGAGACGCGGGACATCCTTTACTCGATTCCATTTCGGAAGTGATGCGCGGTGATTGTATCGGTTGTTTAGCAGAAGGAACCTCCCTTCCTCCAATTGTTTCCGACATCGAAACTACATTAAAAAAAATGAATCTTTTAGCAAAACGGGAAAAGAAAATTCTCGAACTTCGGCTGATGAATTCGGAACAAAGGGAACAGAGTAAAGTTCTCCATTGTCTCCGCCTCTTAGGAATTGCCGGCTATTCTCTTTTGGAGAATACCGATATGATCTCTCGAAAGGATCTTGGAGACGTAAAAGAAAAATGGAATATTATCCAAGATAAGGAGTTCCATTCTTCCTGTATCGAAGCTGCTCGATACGGCGGAACGCTTTCCGAAGCCGCTACGGGATTTTTAAATTGGCGTATCCGTTTTGAAACGGATCCCGAGATCGCGGCTTCTTGTCTTATCGACGCTGCGTTAGCCGGTATTGGAAGGTGTTCGACCTTTTTATTGAAGCAACTTTCCGAGATTATTCCGAACGCGTTCGATTTTATCAGAGTGTGCGGTGCTTTGAACCATATCGTTTACTTATACGCATACGACGAAGTTTTAAAATTAGAAAACAGGGAAAGCTTAAAAGGGGTTTTACGGGAAACGTATCAGAGATGTCTCAACCTTTTGGATCGATTAGGAGTAACTTCCTCCCAAGGACTGGAACAAGCTCGAGGAATTCGGACGATCGTACAAACGTATCAGTATTGTTCTGAGTCTTTGGAGTTGTCTTTGGAGGAAATTAGAGACGTGTTATTTAGGGTCGGAGACGATTCTGAAATTGATCCTTTCGTTCGAGGCGCGGTTTGCGGGGCTCAATGGAAATTGAACTTAGCGTTAGCGGACGCGATTCTTATTCAGTTAAATTCATTTTACGATTCCTCTGTATTGGGAGATTTTTTATCCGGACTTTTTTTAATCGCTCGCGAAACCGTTCAAAGGGATAAAATCCTGTTAACCGCCTTAAACAATAAAATATCAGAATTATCGTATATAGAATTTTTAGAGGCCCTGCCTGCGCTTCGGATGGCTTTTACTTTTTTCACTCCGAGAGAAAAACATCAAATAGGTCGGAATTTATCCGAGATTATAAACCCCCCCGTGGACGAACTAACCGATCAAGAGGATTTAAAAACGGTTCTCAGGGCGATTGAATTTGAGAGAATCCTATTTGAAAACGCGTCCAAATATGGAACTCGAATTACTTAG